Genomic window (Syntrophales bacterium):
AAAACAGCCACAGTGGAAGCGCCTCCTGCCGTTGAACAGGATGTCGCTGCCGAAAAACCAACGATTGTTGAGCAGGTGCCTGCCCCTGAGAAGCAAATCAAGCAAATCATGGCGGCGGAAGAACCTGCTGTCAAGGAACAGATTACTACCACTTTAGAACAACCTTCTCTCAAAAAACAAGCGAAAGAGACCACGCCTGAAGAGGCTACCTTGACCCATAAAGTACCTGTGAAGAAAAAAAAGCCTGTCCTCAGTAAATATCATTTAGTAAAAAAGGGCGAATCCCTGTGGTGGATTGCCAAATATAAAGACCGGTACAACGACCCCTTCCTCTGGCCGATCATTTACAGGGCCAACAAAAACAAGATCAAGAATCCAGACGTGATCTACCCCGGACAGAAATTCCGTATCCCGAGAGGTGGATACACGGTGGAGGATATAAAGAAAGTAAGGAAAAATGCCGGCGCCCCATGGCCTTATGTACCTCCGGCTAAAGCGGTCGTGCCCGTGGACTGAAATATCCTAAAAGAGAATAACAGGGGGGCGCGATCTGTTTTCTGTGCCCCTTTTTTTGCGTGATAAACTTTCTGTGGAGAATAAATTATGGCAAAATGGAATAAAAATAAAAAAGTCCTGGATCATGAACATTCCCGGTTCTGGAGATTTGAACTCAGAGATCTGGATGAGCCAAATCTCCAAAAAGATGTTTTCCCCTATGATGAAGTATGCAGAATTGACTTTGACCATAAGATCATTCCGATCAATCCCGCGGACGAAATTTTCATCACGGATACAACGTTCAGGGATGGTCAACAGGCAAGACCGCCCTATACCGTTCAGCAGATTGTTGATCTATACACCATGATGGGTAAACTCGGCGGTGAAAATGGCGTGATCAGGCAATCGGAATTCTTTCTCTACAGCAACAGAGACAGGGAAGCAGTGGAAAAATGCCTGGAACTGGGACTGGCATATCCCGAAATCACCGGATGGATAAGGGCAAATAAAGAGGATATTAAACTGGTAAAGGAGGCAGGATTGAGAGAGACCGGTGTTTTGACGTCCGTTTCGGATTATCATATCTTTCTCAAAATGAATAAGACGAGGAAACAGGCCATTGAAGATTATCTCGGTATTATAAAATCCATTCTTGATACGGGTATTATTCCGAGATGTCATTTTGAAGACATTACGAGAGCCGATATATACGGATTCTGTATCCCCTTTGCCATTGAACTGATGAAGTTACGGGAGGAGAGCGGCATTGACATCAAGATCAGGCTCTGTGATACCCTCGGTTACGGGGTAACCTATCCGGGTGCGTCTCTCCCCCGGAGTGTAGATAAACTGGTCAGGGCCTTTATCGAGGATGGTGGTGTCCCGGGTTGCCTGCTTGAGTGGCATGGCCATAATGACTTTCATAAGGCCCTGACCAACGCCTCAACGGCCTGGCTCTACGGTTGCAGTGCGGCCAATGGGACACTGTTAGGTTTGGGTGAAAGAACGGGCAATTCCCCCCTTGAGGGTCTTATCATCGAATTTATCAGTCTTAAAGGGACAAACTACGGCATTGATACCACCGTTATCACGGATATTGCCAACTACCTTGAAAAGGAGATCGGGGTAAAAATCTCTTCCAACTACCCCTTTGTTGGTTCTGAATTTAATGCAACAATGGCTGGTATCCATGCCGATGGCCTGATTAAGAACGAGGAGATATACAATATCTTCGACACAACCAGGATACTCAAGAGACCCGTTACGACAACGATTACCGATAAATCAGGGAAGGCAGGCATCGCCTACTGGATCAACTCACACCTCGGTCTCACGGAAGACAAGGCGATTGACAAAAGGCATCCGGGCATCTCAAAAATTCACAAATGGGTTATGGAACAGTACGAATCGGGCAGGGTAACAAGCATATCACATGAAGAAATGGAAAGGAGGGTTCGTAAATATATCCCTGAACTCTTCATGTCCGACCTCGAAAAGATAAAATACATGGCGGCGGCGGCGGCGGTTTCTGTGGTCAAACAGGTTATAGAACACCCCATGATGAAGACAATGAAACCGGACCTACAGGAACCGATCATGCAGCAGTTCATAGAGGAAAACCCCTCCATCCAGTTTGCCTACGTAGTGGACATGAATGGCAAGAAAACCACGCGAAATATCACCAACATTGCCGACAGGGCAAAGTATGAAAACTATGGCATCGGAACGGATCAGTCGGACAGGGAGTGGTTCATCATTCCGTTGCAAACCGGCAAAATCCATGTGACCAGTTTCTATATCTCAAAGATGACAGGGGCGCTCTGTATCACCGCATCCGCCCCCATTGTGGATGACAGGGATGAAATGGTCGGCATCTTTGGTGTGGATATTAAATTTGAGGAGTGGGTGAAGAGAGCCGAGGACATCGCCGAAGCAACACAGATCGCCCTGAAGGCGGAATACGAGGCAAAAACCAAGTCTGACCGGTGGTTGTAGCGAGAGTTTTGCAGAAGGGGTTCATCATGGCTCAAAATCTTTTTTCGCGTTTTGTAATAGGGATCAATAAACCAATGAGAATGAACGGTTGTATAAACATAAGCCATCGAGAAAAAATCTTTGATTCGCCACTTAAGAACCCCTTCTGCAAGTTATGCAAAGGTCTCGTAGCAAAAGTGTTTCATTCCTCTTCGACAAACCACTGATCGTATGGCCGGTCTTTTGCCCTGCACGACAGTGGTGACAATTCCCTGATAAACCGGGAAGGGTTCATCACCATACTGCCCATGCCCCTTGCGTAATTGAACAAGGGATAACAGAGGTAGAGTTGGTCCTTTGCCCTGGTCGTGGCAACATAGAAAACCCTCCGCTCCTCTTCTTCCCCGTCCGGGTCTTTCAAAGAGCGGGCGAGCGGTATCATCCCCTCTGCACACCAGATTATAAAAACAATCGTCCATTCAAGGCCCTTTGCCTGATGAATCGTGCTGAGGATAACCTTATCCTCACCCCTTGCGTCCAGATCGTGTCCGGCTTCCTCGGTCATATTTGTCAGGAGGGCAAGTTCACTCAAAAAATCTTCCAAAGAGTCAAATTTCATGGAAAAATTCCCCAGTTGATCCAGGTCATCTTCCCGCGACGCCGCATCGCTATAACTTTCCTCAAGATATTCCCCGTAGCTCCCCTCGAGCAGTACATCAATAATTTCCGAGGGGACTCTCTCCGGTGATTCTTCCAGGATGGTTTTGATGGTGTTTCTGCATTTTAGAAGACCGGGGGCTGCCGCTTTTGTTGCACATTGAAGAAATTCATCGGTCATGATGGCGGTAAGGGGTTTCGCCTGCGACGAGATGAATCTCCAGACCCTATCGGCAGTGGCCTTGCCTATCTTCCTGTGGAGCCTCAGGACCCTTTTCCAGGCCAGTTCGTCAAAGGGATTGACCACGATCCTCATGTAGGAAGTTACGTCCTTGATGTGGGCCTGTTCGAAAAAACGGATGCCAGAGCGGATTTCAAAGGGAATGGACCGCCTGGTCATCTCCATCTGTAGTTCCATGGAATGGTAATGCGCCCGGTAGAGTACGGCAATCTCATGGAGAGGGACACCTTCCCGTATCAATTCAATGATCCGCTGGGTCACGAAATCCGCCTGCTGGACGACATCTTTCGCCGGTACAAGTATCGGTCTGATACCCCCCTTTCTCACCGCCCGTAACTTTTTTTGAAACTGCTTTTCATTATTGACGATACTCAGGTTGGCCAGTTGAAGGATCTCCGGCGTGCTGCGGTAGTTGGTCTCAAGCTTGAAGATATTACAATCAGGATACCTTTCGGGAAATTTAATGAAATTATCAAAATTTGCCCCTCTGAAGGAATAGATACTCTGCGAATCGTCACCCACGACCATCAGGTTTCTGTAGCGTGAGGCGAGAAGATCCAGAATGTCCGCCTGGATGATGCTGGTATCCTGATATTCATCCACAAGGACATGGGAAAACCTTTCCGCATACGCCTTCAGGACATCCGGAAAGTCTGTGAGGAGTCTTTTCCAGTTGAGGAGGAGGTCATCAAAGTCCATGACGTTTAATCTTCTTTTACGATGGATGTAATGGAAGGCTACCGCTTTGATGTCGTCAAGACGATGGAAGAAAAAGGGATGCCTCATCGCCACAATCTCGTCCAGGGGAACTTTAGTATTTACGGAAAGACCGATGATGTCTCCCAGGACATTTGCTCTCGGGAAATTATCGCTTCTGCCTGTGCGTTGCACGCAGACAGGTTTCGTATTGACCCCCGCTTCAGATATACAGGTGTTGATCAGTTGTCTCGCATCCTCACTATCAATAATAGAAAAATTCCTCTCGTAACCGAGAAGGGGGGCATTTACCCTCAGGATGAGATGGGCAATATGATGAAATGTTCCACCCCATAGCCGGCTTATGTCCCTCTCAAGGCCTGCCTCGAATGAATATGAGAGGAGCATCTGCACCCTTAAAAGCATCGAGCGGGCAGCCTTGTTGGTAAAGGTGGCAAGGAGCATCCTTTCAGGCTTTACCCCTGATTCTATTAAACGGGCCACACGGTAGGTCAAGGTGCGGGTCTTGCCACTGCCAGCACCGGCGATGACAAGGAGAGGCCCCCCCTCTTCCATGACAATTTGAAACTGTTCAGGGTTAAGCTCTCTTTTGTAATCTATCATTCTGTTCCTTTGGATTGACGAATCATCATTATTTATTCAGCACTTCTCTGATTTTCTCCACCGTTTCTTTACTGTCGAGGGATACAAAGTTCCTTAAGATGCCCTCCTGTTCATAAAATCCGATCAGGGGGGCTGTCTTTTGCGTGTATGTTTCCAGCCGCTTGATAATGGCCTCTTCAGTCTCATCATCCCGCTGCATAACAGGACTGCCGCATTTTTTACATTTACCGTCCGGAGTCGCCGGATTGCTCTTAATGTTGTAGATTTCCTGACATTCAGGATTTGCACATGTCCTCCGTGTGGTTAGACGATCCAGGATAATTTCCCGCGGCACTTCCAGATTAGCAACAAAGTCGAGTTCGATCCTTAGGGTCTCAAGCAGCTTCTTCAGTTCTCTGGCCTGGGGAATGGTGCGGGGAAAACCGTCGAGGATAAACCCCCTCTGGCAGTCTTCCTCCTGGAGGCGGACTTCCATCATCTCCATAATCAAGGAATCGGGCACAAGCTCCCCCCGGTCCATGTAACCTTTTGCCTGTTTACCCAGTTCTGTCCCCTCTCCCACGGCTGCGCGCAGGATATCACCGGTTGAAATCTGGACAGAACCATCCGTTTCCGTGAGAAGTCTGGCTACCGTACCTTTACCGGCACCCGGCGCCCCCAGAAGTATTATTCTCATACAAAGCCTCCATTAAACAATGAGTAGCAAAACGCCTTCCTCCCTACCCTCCCCTTCCCCCTATTGGTATTGGTGTCTATCATGGGAAGAAGGGAAGCAAGAATGGTGGGAAATATAGGGGAAATCTTCTTAGGGGTCAAGAAAATACCCCTTTATCCAACAGGGATACTCATTTATCCTTGACATACAATCTCCTATTTCCCTATAATTAAAACGCTTTCCCTTATAATCCTCCCCCAAAAACTGGACAGGGGATTTAAGTAGAATCAAAAGTCCACTGGATACCTTGAGCAGAAATCTCAAGGAACGGAGGTAGGGGTAAAAAATAGTTCAGTCAAGGGAGGTATATCCGACATAGTCGTCTATACCTCCGATGGGCGGGAAATTT
Coding sequences:
- a CDS encoding histone-lysine N-methyltransferase; the encoded protein is MAKWNKNKKVLDHEHSRFWRFELRDLDEPNLQKDVFPYDEVCRIDFDHKIIPINPADEIFITDTTFRDGQQARPPYTVQQIVDLYTMMGKLGGENGVIRQSEFFLYSNRDREAVEKCLELGLAYPEITGWIRANKEDIKLVKEAGLRETGVLTSVSDYHIFLKMNKTRKQAIEDYLGIIKSILDTGIIPRCHFEDITRADIYGFCIPFAIELMKLREESGIDIKIRLCDTLGYGVTYPGASLPRSVDKLVRAFIEDGGVPGCLLEWHGHNDFHKALTNASTAWLYGCSAANGTLLGLGERTGNSPLEGLIIEFISLKGTNYGIDTTVITDIANYLEKEIGVKISSNYPFVGSEFNATMAGIHADGLIKNEEIYNIFDTTRILKRPVTTTITDKSGKAGIAYWINSHLGLTEDKAIDKRHPGISKIHKWVMEQYESGRVTSISHEEMERRVRKYIPELFMSDLEKIKYMAAAAAVSVVKQVIEHPMMKTMKPDLQEPIMQQFIEENPSIQFAYVVDMNGKKTTRNITNIADRAKYENYGIGTDQSDREWFIIPLQTGKIHVTSFYISKMTGALCITASAPIVDDRDEMVGIFGVDIKFEEWVKRAEDIAEATQIALKAEYEAKTKSDRWL
- a CDS encoding LysM peptidoglycan-binding domain-containing protein; this encodes MRRNHCSGILLNTFIIVGYIFTLSGCGERQIKTATVEAPPAVEQDVAAEKPTIVEQVPAPEKQIKQIMAAEEPAVKEQITTTLEQPSLKKQAKETTPEEATLTHKVPVKKKKPVLSKYHLVKKGESLWWIAKYKDRYNDPFLWPIIYRANKNKIKNPDVIYPGQKFRIPRGGYTVEDIKKVRKNAGAPWPYVPPAKAVVPVD
- a CDS encoding adenylate kinase, with the protein product MRIILLGAPGAGKGTVARLLTETDGSVQISTGDILRAAVGEGTELGKQAKGYMDRGELVPDSLIMEMMEVRLQEEDCQRGFILDGFPRTIPQARELKKLLETLRIELDFVANLEVPREIILDRLTTRRTCANPECQEIYNIKSNPATPDGKCKKCGSPVMQRDDETEEAIIKRLETYTQKTAPLIGFYEQEGILRNFVSLDSKETVEKIREVLNK
- a CDS encoding ATP-dependent helicase, yielding MIDYKRELNPEQFQIVMEEGGPLLVIAGAGSGKTRTLTYRVARLIESGVKPERMLLATFTNKAARSMLLRVQMLLSYSFEAGLERDISRLWGGTFHHIAHLILRVNAPLLGYERNFSIIDSEDARQLINTCISEAGVNTKPVCVQRTGRSDNFPRANVLGDIIGLSVNTKVPLDEIVAMRHPFFFHRLDDIKAVAFHYIHRKRRLNVMDFDDLLLNWKRLLTDFPDVLKAYAERFSHVLVDEYQDTSIIQADILDLLASRYRNLMVVGDDSQSIYSFRGANFDNFIKFPERYPDCNIFKLETNYRSTPEILQLANLSIVNNEKQFQKKLRAVRKGGIRPILVPAKDVVQQADFVTQRIIELIREGVPLHEIAVLYRAHYHSMELQMEMTRRSIPFEIRSGIRFFEQAHIKDVTSYMRIVVNPFDELAWKRVLRLHRKIGKATADRVWRFISSQAKPLTAIMTDEFLQCATKAAAPGLLKCRNTIKTILEESPERVPSEIIDVLLEGSYGEYLEESYSDAASREDDLDQLGNFSMKFDSLEDFLSELALLTNMTEEAGHDLDARGEDKVILSTIHQAKGLEWTIVFIIWCAEGMIPLARSLKDPDGEEEERRVFYVATTRAKDQLYLCYPLFNYARGMGSMVMNPSRFIRELSPLSCRAKDRPYDQWFVEEE